A stretch of Sphingorhabdus sp. YGSMI21 DNA encodes these proteins:
- a CDS encoding F0F1 ATP synthase subunit gamma: MASLKELKDRIASVKSTQKITKAKKMVAAAKLRRAQMAAEAARPYAEQMEKVMGGLASKVSIDENSSKLLAGTGKLDTHLLVVATSDRGLCGAFNANIVKEARLTAERLIGEGRTVLFYMVGRKGIPIIKRFYPGQILKHFDTSDVKAPGFEEAKAIAEDLTALVEEGKFDVAHLFYGKFRSALVQEPTVQQIIPIAVTEGTVAEASGAVEYEPDEEEILAELLPRNLTTQIFGALLENNASEQGASMTAMDNATRNAGDLIDNLTIIYNRSRQAAITTELIEIIAGAEAL, encoded by the coding sequence ATGGCTAGTTTGAAAGAACTGAAAGATCGTATCGCGTCGGTGAAATCGACGCAGAAGATCACCAAGGCCAAGAAGATGGTGGCTGCTGCCAAATTGCGCCGTGCGCAAATGGCAGCCGAAGCCGCGCGTCCCTATGCCGAGCAGATGGAAAAGGTGATGGGAGGTCTCGCCTCCAAGGTTTCGATTGACGAGAATTCGTCGAAACTGCTGGCAGGCACCGGCAAGCTGGACACCCATTTGCTGGTGGTCGCGACCTCGGATCGTGGTCTTTGCGGTGCCTTCAACGCCAATATCGTCAAGGAAGCGCGCCTGACGGCGGAGCGTCTGATCGGCGAAGGCCGTACAGTGCTTTTCTACATGGTCGGCCGCAAGGGCATTCCGATCATCAAGCGTTTCTATCCCGGCCAGATTCTGAAGCATTTCGATACGTCCGATGTCAAAGCGCCCGGTTTTGAAGAAGCCAAGGCTATCGCCGAAGACCTGACCGCGCTGGTTGAAGAAGGCAAATTTGACGTGGCCCACCTGTTCTACGGCAAGTTCAGGTCCGCACTGGTACAGGAACCGACGGTGCAGCAGATCATTCCGATCGCGGTCACCGAAGGCACCGTGGCCGAAGCCAGCGGCGCGGTCGAATATGAACCGGACGAGGAAGAAATTCTCGCCGAATTGCTGCCACGCAATCTGACCACCCAGATTTTCGGCGCTTTGCTGGAAAATAACGCGTCGGAACAGGGTGCGTCGATGACCGCCATGGACAATGCGACCCGCAACGCCGGCGACCTGATCGACAACCTCACGATTATTTACAACCGTAGCCGTCAGGCCGCGATTACCACCGAATTGATTGAAATCATCGCTGGCGCTGAAGCGCTCTAA
- the atpA gene encoding F0F1 ATP synthase subunit alpha: MDIRAAEISKVIKDQIANFGNEAQVSEVGTVLAVGDGIARIHGLDQVQAGEMVEFSNGIQGMALNLEADNVGVVIFGSDAEIKEGDVVKRTGTIVDVPIGKELLGRVVDGLGNPIDGKGPIKTTQRSRVEVKAPGIIPRKSVHEPVQTGLKALDALVPVGRGQRELIIGDRQTGKTAVAIDTFINQKTVNAGDDESKKLYCIYVAVGQKRSTVAQIVKSLEENGAMEYSIVVAATASEPAPLQYLAPYTGVTMGEYFRDNGMHACIVYDDLSKQAVAYRQMSLLLRRPPGREAYPGDVFYLHSRLLERAAKMNEANGSGSLTALPIIETQAGDVSAYIPTNVISITDGQIFLETDLFNQGIRPAINVGLSVSRVGSAAQTKAMKKVSGSIKLDLAQYREMAAFAQFGSDLDASTQKLLARGERLTQLLKQAQFSPLPFEEQTASIYAGTNGHLDTVAVDDVVRYEEAMLAHLRSEHADILKTIRESGDLADDTKAALEAALAAFGKTFA, encoded by the coding sequence ATGGATATTCGCGCCGCAGAAATTTCAAAGGTCATCAAGGACCAGATCGCCAATTTTGGCAATGAAGCCCAGGTCTCCGAAGTCGGAACCGTGCTTGCCGTCGGTGACGGTATTGCCCGTATTCACGGCCTCGACCAGGTGCAAGCCGGTGAGATGGTTGAATTCTCGAACGGTATTCAGGGCATGGCCCTGAACCTCGAAGCGGACAATGTCGGCGTCGTGATCTTCGGCTCTGACGCTGAAATCAAAGAAGGCGACGTGGTCAAGCGGACCGGCACCATTGTGGACGTTCCGATCGGCAAGGAATTGCTGGGTCGCGTCGTTGACGGCCTCGGCAACCCGATTGACGGCAAGGGCCCGATCAAAACCACCCAGCGTAGCCGTGTGGAAGTCAAGGCGCCGGGCATCATCCCGCGTAAATCGGTTCACGAACCCGTTCAGACCGGCCTGAAAGCGCTCGACGCTCTCGTTCCTGTTGGCCGTGGCCAGCGCGAATTGATCATCGGTGACCGTCAGACCGGCAAGACCGCTGTCGCCATCGACACGTTCATCAACCAGAAGACGGTCAATGCTGGCGACGACGAAAGCAAGAAGCTCTACTGCATCTACGTAGCTGTCGGCCAGAAGCGCTCGACCGTTGCACAGATCGTCAAGAGCCTCGAAGAAAATGGCGCGATGGAATATTCGATCGTGGTTGCTGCAACCGCGTCCGAGCCTGCACCGCTGCAGTATCTCGCACCTTATACCGGTGTGACGATGGGCGAATATTTCCGCGATAACGGTATGCACGCCTGTATCGTTTATGACGATCTCTCCAAGCAGGCTGTGGCTTATCGCCAGATGTCCCTGCTGCTGCGTCGTCCTCCAGGACGTGAAGCCTATCCTGGTGACGTTTTCTATCTGCACAGCCGTTTGCTCGAACGCGCCGCGAAGATGAACGAAGCCAATGGTTCGGGTTCTTTGACCGCATTGCCGATCATCGAAACCCAGGCTGGTGACGTTTCGGCCTATATTCCGACCAACGTGATTTCGATCACCGACGGCCAGATCTTCCTCGAAACCGACCTGTTCAACCAGGGCATCCGTCCTGCCATTAACGTGGGTCTGTCGGTTTCCCGTGTGGGTTCTGCTGCACAGACGAAGGCGATGAAAAAGGTTTCGGGTTCGATCAAGCTCGATCTCGCACAATATCGCGAAATGGCGGCCTTTGCGCAGTTCGGTTCGGACCTCGACGCATCGACGCAGAAATTGCTCGCTCGTGGTGAACGCCTGACCCAGCTTCTGAAACAGGCGCAATTCTCGCCGCTTCCTTTCGAAGAGCAGACCGCGTCGATCTATGCCGGTACCAACGGGCATCTTGATACCGTCGCAGTTGACGATGTTGTGCGCTACGAAGAAGCCATGCTGGCCCATTTGCGCAGCGAACATGCCGACATTTTGAAAACCATCCGTGAAAGCGGTGACTTGGCGGATGACACCAAGGCTGCGCTTGAAGCGGCTCTGGCGGCATTCGGCAAGACATTTGCCTGA
- a CDS encoding F0F1 ATP synthase subunit delta: MDQSSGIRASLAGRYATALFALAQETNSIDAVQASLNTLSEALAESDDLKELTKSPVLSRDDASKAIAAIAKSLGLDKLTTNVLGVLAANRRLDQIPAVIRAFSTLASGYRGEITAEVTSAHPLDDKQIDALKAQLKKRVGSDVSVSTAVDPSILGGLVVKIGSQMIDSSIKTRLNTLSQAMKG, translated from the coding sequence GTGGATCAATCCAGCGGCATCAGAGCGAGTTTAGCGGGGCGTTACGCCACTGCTCTGTTCGCTCTCGCACAAGAAACGAATAGCATCGACGCGGTGCAGGCCAGCCTCAACACGTTGAGCGAAGCCCTCGCCGAATCGGACGACCTGAAGGAACTGACGAAAAGTCCGGTCCTGTCGCGTGACGACGCCAGCAAGGCAATCGCTGCAATCGCGAAGAGCCTCGGCCTCGACAAGCTGACGACCAATGTACTTGGCGTGCTGGCTGCCAATCGCCGGCTGGACCAGATCCCCGCAGTCATTCGCGCCTTTTCGACGCTGGCTTCTGGCTATCGCGGCGAAATTACCGCCGAAGTGACCTCGGCCCATCCGCTGGATGACAAACAGATTGATGCGCTCAAGGCGCAGCTCAAGAAACGTGTGGGAAGCGATGTTAGCGTTTCCACCGCCGTCGATCCGTCCATTTTGGGCGGGCTGGTCGTGAAGATCGGCAGCCAGATGATCGACAGCTCGATTAAAACCCGTTTGAACACCCTATCGCAGGCCATGAAGGGCTAA
- a CDS encoding DUF1203 domain-containing protein, with protein MTCKMTGLNLHIARSLPGEADRAIRQLFELDELAYIDVHNATYGCFVARVERFES; from the coding sequence ATGACCTGTAAGATGACCGGATTGAACCTGCATATTGCCAGATCCTTGCCCGGCGAGGCGGATCGCGCGATCCGTCAGCTGTTTGAACTGGACGAGCTTGCCTATATAGACGTGCATAACGCAACCTATGGATGTTTCGTCGCGCGGGTGGAGAGGTTTGAATCGTGA
- the ada gene encoding bifunctional DNA-binding transcriptional regulator/O6-methylguanine-DNA methyltransferase Ada, with product MNQKIVDDARAWAAMQARDRSFDGKFVTGVLSTGIYCRPSCAARHPKRENVRFFARAEQAEAAGLRACLRCRPNDIARDEAAVKLVIDAIRAAETAPRLDDLADLTGYSPTHLQRIFKRETGLSPAAYARALRSERVKHALDSGATVTDAIYDAGYGSASRFYEERKMGMKPGVWKNGGAGVTVHWSVIDTSLGAMMVAATDKGVCCLSFNEDEDALRKRFPKADLQQGGAAFAALFEQVVAQVETPGRPHNIPLDVQGTAFQEAVWQELRKIPEGETRSYADIAAAIGKPKAVRAVGSANGANHVAVLIPCHRVVRSDGTMGGYAYGLEIKQMLLEKERD from the coding sequence GTGAACCAGAAGATTGTGGATGATGCCCGGGCGTGGGCGGCGATGCAGGCCCGTGATCGCAGCTTCGACGGAAAATTCGTCACCGGCGTGCTGAGCACCGGCATCTATTGCCGCCCCTCCTGCGCCGCGCGCCATCCCAAACGGGAAAATGTGCGCTTCTTTGCCAGAGCGGAGCAGGCAGAGGCGGCGGGGCTCAGGGCCTGCCTGAGATGCCGTCCCAATGATATTGCCAGGGACGAAGCCGCGGTCAAGCTGGTGATCGATGCCATTCGCGCTGCGGAAACCGCGCCCAGGCTGGACGACCTGGCGGACCTGACGGGCTATTCGCCGACCCATCTCCAGCGGATTTTCAAACGCGAAACCGGATTGTCGCCCGCCGCTTACGCACGGGCCTTGCGGTCCGAGCGAGTCAAACATGCGCTGGACAGCGGCGCGACGGTAACCGATGCGATTTACGATGCCGGTTACGGCTCGGCTTCACGATTTTACGAGGAACGCAAAATGGGCATGAAACCGGGCGTCTGGAAAAATGGCGGGGCAGGGGTGACGGTGCACTGGTCCGTCATCGACACCTCGCTCGGCGCGATGATGGTGGCCGCGACCGACAAGGGCGTCTGCTGCCTGTCCTTCAACGAGGACGAGGATGCATTGCGCAAACGTTTTCCGAAAGCGGACTTGCAGCAAGGCGGTGCCGCGTTCGCAGCCTTGTTCGAGCAGGTGGTGGCGCAGGTCGAAACGCCCGGTCGCCCGCATAATATTCCGCTCGACGTTCAGGGGACCGCCTTTCAGGAAGCGGTCTGGCAGGAATTGCGCAAGATACCCGAAGGCGAAACCCGCAGCTACGCCGATATCGCGGCTGCCATCGGCAAGCCGAAAGCGGTGCGCGCTGTGGGCAGCGCCAATGGCGCAAACCATGTCGCCGTCCTGATCCCCTGCCACCGGGTGGTGCGTAGCGACGGCACGATGGGCGGCTATGCCTACGGGCTGGAGATCAAGCAAATGCTGCTGGAAAAAGAGCGCGACTGA